The window CGCGCTGCCGCCCGGAGCGGCCCTCGAGACGCGCGGGGCCCGTGCCGTGGCCGAGGAGACGCAGGTCTTCGGGAAACGGGCCCACTTCGCCGAAGCGGCTCTGCTGGACGGCGCGGTCGGCGTCGTCGTGGCCCCGCGCGGCCGGCTGCTGCTCGCCCTCGCGGTGACGGTCGAGGGCGAGCGGGTGGCGGCGTACGAGGTGATCGCCGACCCCGCCCGGCTCGCCGCGCTGCACGTCACGCTCCTCAGCGCTTGATCCGGTAGGAGAGGTGCGTGACGCCGGTCCCTTCGACGACCTCGGGGCCGGACAGCGTGGTGGTGGCGTCGAGGCCGTCGAAGAACCGGACGCCGGAGCCGAGCAGCACCGGGATCAGGTCGACCTGGATGCCGTCGAGCAGGCCGAGGTTGAGGCACTGCTGCGCGATCTTGGTGCTGGCGACCGCGACGTTCTTGTCGCCGGCGACCTTCTTCGCCTGCTCGACGGCACTTTCGACGCCGTCGGTGACGAACGTGAACGGCGCGTCCGGGTGCGGCCAGTCCGCGGGCGCCTCGTGGGTGACGACGAAGACCGGCACGCCCATCGGGTGCTTGCCGCCCCAGCCCTGGGTGAGGTCGAACAGGTGGCGGCCGGCGATCAGCGCACCGACGTTGTCCATCGCGTCGCGCAGCATCTTCGCGCTGGCCTCGGAGGTCTTGAAGGTCGCCCACTCGACGGCGGTGGGGACCTCGACGTCGCCGTTGCCGAACCACTCGAACAGGTGATCGATGCGGTCCTGCGGGTCGGCGACGAACCCGTCGAGGGACATGGACATGTTGGCGATGACGTCAGCCATTTCTAGCTCCTTTGCGCTGGTCGGAGGCGGTTTGCCTCGCTGAAGGGAAGTCTTCCGCGACCGCCCGGCCGGAAGATCTGCCACCTGGCCGACATCCGGCGGCGGGTGGCCGATGCCTTGACAGCCGTGTTCGTCACCGGAACTATGAACATGTGTTCATGAACGTGTGTTCATCACGAAGGAGCTGGGGATGACCGGGATCGTCAACACCGCGCAGGCCGAGGCCTGGAACGGCTACGAAGGGGAGCACTGGGCGTCGCACGCCGACCGGTACGACGCGGTGAACAGCGGGTTCAACGGCTACCTGCTCGACCGGGCCGGCCCGGACGACCGGGTGCTCGACATCGGCTGCGGCAACGGCCAGCTGACGCGGCTCGCGGCGGCGCGGGCCCGGTCCGCGACCGGCGTCGACCTGTCCGGGCCGATGCTCGCGACCGCGCGCGAGCGGGCGGCGGAAGTGCCGAACGTGACGTTCGAGCAGGGCGACGTCCAGGTGCACCCGTTCGCCGAAGGCGGCTTCGACCTCGCGGTCAGTCGGTTCGGGGTGATGTTCTTCGCCGACCCGGTGGCAGCGTTCGCGAACGTCCGGCGGGCCCTGCGCCCGAGCGGGCGGCTCGCGTTCCTGTGCATGACGGCGCTGGCCGGCACCGACCTCGGCCGGGTGTTCGGCGCGCTGGCGGCGTACCTGCCCCAGCCCACCGGGCCGGACGGCAGCGGCCCGACGTCGTTCGCGGACCCGGCCCGGACGACCGGGGTCCTGACCGAAGCCGGCTTCGAGGACGTGGCGTGCACGCACGTCGAGGCCGACCAGGTCTGGGGGCACGACGTCCCCGACGCGGCGCGGTTCATCGGCGACTGGGGCCCGGTCCGCCACCACCTGGGCCTGGTCGACGACGCGACCGCCGCCCAGGCGAGGGAAGCGCTGAGGGCGGCGCTGACGCCGTTCGCGGGCCCGGACGCGGTCCGCCTGCGCGGGACGGCGTGGCTGGTCACGGGACGGAGGTCCTAGGCACGGGGTCCTACGATGGTGGTGATGTCACCGAGGAAAGCCGCGGCCCAGCGGGACGGTCAGTCCCTGCACGACCTGCTGGTCGAAACCGCCCAGAAGATGATCGCCACGCACGGGACGACCGGCATGACCGTGCGGGAGATCGCGCGCATGGCCGGCGTCGCCGACGGCGTGCTCTACAACCACTTCTCCGACAAGGAGGAGCTGGTGGCCCGGGCCTTGCTGGAGCACGTGCGCACGACGGAAGCCGAGCTGGGCGACCTGCCGGTGGCCGGGGAAGGCACGCTCGAGGGCAACCTCCGCCGTCACCTGGAATTCGGTCTCGCGCTGCACAAGGTGATCGTGCCGGCCTTCAGCGGCCTGGTCGGGCAGCCGAGGGTGCTGCAGCGCTTCGCGGAGATCAGCGAGCGCTCCGGGTACTGGCGCGACCGCCTGGTGATCTACCTCAAGGACGAGCGAGCGCTGGGCAGGCTGCACCCCGAGTCCGAAGTGGACGCGGCGGCGGAAATGCTGGTCGGCTACTGCCACGCTTCGGTCATGGCGGCGGTCTTCCCGCACACCGGCCCCCTCGACCCGCCGTCGGTGGACTCGATCGTCAAGGCGGCGCTCCACGGCATCGCGCCGTAACAGCCGGGCCACGTCCGTCCTTTGTGGAGTTCTCGACACCAAACCCGCCATCCGCCACGAAGAAAGGCAAAGACCGAGGGACGCTGCCGCGATACCCTCGCGGTATGGACGACGTCGAGGTCCGTGAGCTGCGGTACTTCCGCGCGGTCGCCGAAGAGCTGAACTTCTCCCGCGCCGCCGAGCGGCTCGGGATGGCGCAGCCACCGCTGTCCCGCGCGATCCGGTTGCTGGAGCGGCGGCTGGGCGTCCAGCTCTTCGAACGCACCAGCCGGCACGTCGCCATGACCCCGGCCGGGGAAGTCCTGTTCGCGGAGTCGGCGAAGGCACTGGACGCGGTCACCACCGCGGTCCGGAGCACCCGGCGGGCAGCGCTGCGGCCGCCGGCGCTCGTCGTCACCGCGAAACCCGGCTTCGCCGTCGACCTGCTGCGGCGGATCGCCGACCGCCATCCCGAGCCGGTCGAAATCCGGCTCGGCGAGTTCGGCGAGCGGGCGGGCCTTCCGCGTGACTGCCGGACTGACGTGGCCTTGCTCGGCTGTCCGGGCGACCAGGGCGACCTGGACGTCGAGGTGCTCTTCACCGAGCAGCGGGTCGCCGCGCTGCCGGTGCGGCACGAGCTGGCCGGCCGGTGCTCCCTCACCTGCGCGGACTTCGCCGGGCGGGCGACGCCGTCGTGGCCGGACGCGTCGGGCGCGGATCGGGCCTACTGGTCGGGTGCGGACGTGACCGGCAGCCTGGGCACGCCGGGGCCGGTCGTGCACGACAGCGCCCAGCTGCTGGCGGCCGTCGCGCTCGGGCGGGCGATCGCGCTGCTGCCCGGGTCGGTCGCGGAGGCGCACCGCCGGCCGGACGTCGTCTACCGGCCGGTGGTCGACGCGACGCCGTACTCGCTCGCCCTCGCCTGGCCGGCGGGTGCGCGGGACCTGCGAATCGCGCGGTTCGTGCGAACCGCCGTCGAGGTCAGCGAAGCACAACCTCGACCGGGCGCCGTCCCGGCGGGGTGACCGAGCGGATCACCGGCGGCACCCGCAGGTCCTCGGCTTCGAACAGCACGCGCAGCTGCTCGAGGTCGGCGTCGGCCAGCACTTCGGCCAGCTCGTCCGCGCGGGCGACGGCAGCCGGGGTGAGCGGGGCTTCGTCGGAAAGGTCGCCCCAGACGTCCCACAGGATCATCTCCTGCTTGTTCAGCGCGGCGAGGTCGAGCACGAGGTTGTGCCGCGCGTACGGCAGGCCGCGCAGGAACGGCACGTCCAGGTCCGGCGAAACCACGAGCCGCGCGGGCTCGATGTCTCCCGAGCGGGCCGCGGCCCAGGCGTCCGCGCCGACGAGGAACTGGTCGCGGGGGACGTCCAGGAGGTCGACCTCGCCGAAGTCGTCCGACAGCTGGGGTTCGACCAGGCGCCAGCCGTCGGGGGACCACACCTCCGCGACGACGTGGTCGAGGTACCAGCCCGGCACCAGGTAGCTCGCGAAGCCGACCCGGGCGCGGGCCGGGATGCCGTGGTGGCGGGCCATCGAGACGAACAGCAGCGTGAAGTCGCGGCAGCAGCCGACGATCCGGTGCACCGGCGAGCGCGGTGAACCGGGCGGGGCGGGATCGAGTTCGCGCAGCCGCGCGAACATGTCCGACGCATACCGCAGGTCGATCTCTTTGCCGCGCGAAGCCGGGAAGCCGTGCCGTGTGATGTCGCCGTACGCCCAGTAGTGGAACACCAGCTCGGACGCCGCCCGGCGCAGGGCCGCGAGATCGCGCGGGGCACCGTCGAGCCACGACGACTGCGCGCCTGGGTCGGAGAAGCGACTGTGGCCGACGTACCAATCCATCGCCTCAGCGTACGAAAATTCAGCCCGCCTGCGTAGCGAGTTCTCCGCGGAACGTCGTGCGGTAGGCGCTCGGGGAAACCCCGAGAGCGGCCTGGAAGTGCTGGCGCAGCGACGCCGCCGTGCCGAAGCCGGCCTCGGCGGCGACGCGGTCGACCGGCAGGTCCGACTCCTCCAGCAGCTGGCGGGCGCGCTCGATGCGTTGCTGCGTAAGCCATTGCAACGCCGAGATGCCGACCTCCTCGCGGAAGCGGCGGGTGAACGTCCGGGTGCTCATCGCTTCGCGGGCGGCGAGCTCGCGCAACGTCAGCGGGCGGTGCAAGTTCTCGAGCGCCCACGCCCGCGCGGCCTTCGTCGACGACGTGCGCGGCTCGGGCACCGGCCGCCGGACGAACTGGGCCTGGCCGCCTTCGCGGTGCGGGGAGACCACTGTGCCGCGGGCGACTTCGTTGGCGACGGCGGTGCCGTGGTCGCGGCGGATCATGTGCAGCACCAAGTCGATCCCCGACGCGACACCCGCCGACGTCAGGACGTTGCCGTCGTCGGTGTAGAGCACGCACGGGTCGACCTCGACCTCCGGGAACCGGTTCTGCAGTTCGTCGGCGGAGCGCCAGTGGGTCGTCGCGCGGCGGCCGTCGAGCAGGCCGGCCGCGGCGAGCACGAACGCGCCCGTGCAGATCGACGCGATCCGCGCGTCCCCCGGGATCCGGTCCAGCGCGGCCGCGAGGGGCGGCGTCAGCACGCGCGCCATCGGCTCGTACTCGACGAGCGACGCCGGGACGATCACGGTGTCGGCCTCGGCCAGCACCTCGGGGCCGCGGTCGACCGGGATGGTGACGTCGGAGTCGGTGCGGACCGGCCCGGGTTCGAGGGTGCAGGTCACGACCTCGTACAGCGGCTCGCCCGAGGCCGAGCGCGCCTGCCCGAAGAGCCGGTGGACGATGCCCAGCTCCATCACGAGCATGCCGTGCCTGACCAGCACGGCGACGTGGTGACGGGAAGGGTGCACGAAGGCGGCCATGGCTCGATTCTTGCACATGTCGGCCATCAGGCCACTCGATCGAGCCGGACCTGCGTGAACATCGGTTCTACGAAAGCAAAACGGCGGCGACTACGACGACGACCTCGTCCTGCGGCCCCAGCACGCCCCCGGCGCGACGGGCCTGGCCATCCACCTCACCTGAAGCCGTGAACTACGCGGGCAGCGTGAGCCGTTGTCCCAGGCCGCCGTCCACCGGCAGGTCGGCTCCCGTCGTGAACGTCGCTTCGAACGCCAGGAACAGCACCGCCGCCGCCACTTCCTCCGGCCTCGCGTGCCTCTTCAACGGCGTCACCTCGTCGCCGGTCTTCTTGAACGCCGCGAGCACCGCCTCCGGCACCCCCGTCACCCCCATCGTCGGGGTGTCCGTGTAGCCCGGGCTCACCACGTTCACCCGGATGCCGCGCGGTGCCAGCTCGGCCGCGTACGTCAGCGCGAACGAGCGCACCGCCGCCTTCGCCGCCGAATACGGGCCCATTCCCGCGATGCCCGCCCCGGCCGCCACCGACGTCGTGAACACGAACGACCCGCCCGGCCGCACCAAGCCCGCCAGCCGCTGCGCCGTGAAGTACGCGCCCTTCGTGTTGACGTCGAACGTGCGGTCGTAGACCTCCGGCGTCGTCTCCCGATACGGCGTCAACGTAGCGAAACCCACGTTGACGAACACCAGGTCCAGCGCACCCAACCGCTCGGCGGCCACCGCGGAAAGCGCGTCGATGTCGGCCAGCGACGACGCGTCCGACGACAGCCAGTGCGCCGGCAGGTCCAGCCCCGACACGTCGCGGCCGGTCGCCAGGACCTCCGCGCCGCCGTCCAGCAACGCCCGCACCACCGCGAGCCCCATTCCGTGCGTGCCGCCCGTGACGACCGCCTTCTTCCCCGCGTACTTCACCGGATCTCCTCGATGACGCTCGCGATCGCGTGCGCGCCGTGGCCCGCCGCCACCGCGCGGTCGAACAGCTCCCGCACCGCCGCCGGGACCGAAGACCCGATCCCCTGCGCGCGGCTGGTCTCCACCAGCAGGCCGAGCCCGGCCGCGTTGATGTCCAAAGCGGACACGTCCGTTTCGTAGTCCCCGCTCGCGACCTGCGCGCCGATCCCCGGCAGGAACCCGCCGACGGCCGAAAGCCAGGACGACGCCATCGGCGTGAACGTCGCAGGCGTGACGCCCTCGGTCCCGACCAGCGCCAGCGCGTGCAGGTACCCGGCCATCGTCGACCACATGATGCCCAGCAGCGCCAGGTCGTACAGCGCCGCCAAACCCGCGTCCTCGCCGAGGAACACCGGCTCCCCCAGCACCGACAACACTTCGCGCTGCACGGAAAACGCCGATGGCGAACCGCTGTACAGGATGCGCGCGGCCGACGTCCCGATGCCCTGCGGCACCGCCATGATCACGCCGTCCACGTACTCGATGCCCGCCGACGACGCCCACGCGGCCAGGTCGCGAGCCTGCGCCGGCGTCCCCGAGGTGAGGTTGACCAGCACCTTCGGAGACGCACCCGCCAGCACCGGCCGCTGACTGTCGTATGTGGACAGACAGCTGAGCACGACGTCCGCCGTCGCCACCTCCGCCGGCGTGGCCGCGAGCCGCGCGCCGCGGTCGAGCAACGGACCCGCCTTGAGCGGCGACCGGTTCCACACCACGACGTCGTGACCCGCCCCCAGCAACGCCCCGGCGAGGGCGGCGCCCATCCGCCCCAGGCCCAGCACGCCCACCTGTTTCTTGCTTTCTCCCATGCCGATCATGCTGCTGCCGGCGCTTTACACTGGACAAGTACCGACTAATGAGTCGGGTACCCACCGAAAGGTAAGGATCCTGGATGCTGGCGAGAACCTACCGCTGCGGACTGGACGCGGCGATCGACGTCGTCGGCGGCCGCTGGAAGGCGCTGATCCTGTGGGCGCTGCACGCCGAACCGCTGCGATTCGGGGAGCTGAAGCGAAAGGTCAGCGGGATCAGCGAGAAGATGCTGATCCAGGCACTGCGGGAGCTGGAGGCGGACGAGGTCGTGCACCGCGAGGTGTTCCCCGAGATCCCGCCGAAGGTCGAGTACTCGCTGACCGAGCTGGGTCAGCGGCTCAATACCGCGTTGCTGCCGCTGGGCGACTGGGGCGAGGAAAACATGGCCGGCATCGCGAAACGCCGCGGCGTCACGCCCGCGCCGCCGCATACTCCTTGAGCGTGATCGCGTTGCCCGCCTTGAGCGGCAGCTCCTCGATCACCTTGCGCCACGGCAGGTACGGCAGCAGCTTGTAGTTGAGGTTGCGCATCCGGATCCACCCGCGGGTCGGCGGGACGAACCACTTCCCGTTGCCCTGCGCCAGCTTCTGGCAGGTTTCGACGAAGCCGCGCATCTCCTCGTGGTAGGCCGCGAACGCGGTGGTGTGGTCGCCGGCCGCGGCCGCGAGCTCACCCGCCAGCACGTACGCGCCGACGATCGCGAGGCTCGTCCCCATCCCCGAGAGCGGCGCGGCGCAGTACGCGGCGTCGCCGCCCGACCTGGCCCCCGAAGTGCGCACGCAGCTGGCGAACGCCCTCGAGCTGGCCCGCTCGACCTGGCGAATCTCTTCCAGGGCCTCGACGACGAGGGTGACGAAGCCCGGGCCGTCGGCACGGTGCACCAGGCCCTACTGTCGGGGGTGATGCTCCAGTGGCTGATCGACCCGGACCGCGCCCCCTCGGGCGCCGACCTGGTCCGCGGCCTGCGCCTGATCGCGACGGACGTCCTGACTTAGGCGGTCACGAGAGCGCCGGCGAAGAACGTCGAAGCCGCGGACATCGCGTCGGCGTCCAGGAGCACGTCGCCGGGGCGGCTGCCGTTCCCCAGGAGCACGCCGCCCCAGTTCATGGACAGGTACTCCGCGCACAGCTCGAGCGTGCCGATCAGCGGCTGGGCCTCGCGCGCCGTCTCGCTCAGGACGCTCACGCCCCACAGCGTCTTGCCGCGCATCTTCGGCTTGAACTCGACGGGCAGCCGCATCCAGCCGGACCAGTAGTCCAGGTAGAGCTTCACGCTCGCCGCGACCGAGTACCAGTACACCGGCGACACTACGACGATGTCCGTCGCGGCGAACGTCGCGTCCATCAGCAGCTGCTCGTTCTCGCCGGGCTCCGGGTGCTCCCCGGCGCCGTGGCGGCGGTCCTCGAACGGTGGCAGCGGCACCTCGGGCAGCCGGACCCACCGCTGCTCGACGTCGCGAGGCAGCTCCCGCGCCGCCCGCCGGGCCAGCATCTCCGTGTTCCCGCCGGCCCGCGCCGCGCCGACCAGGAAGAGGAAGTTCCGCGTCATGACCAGTCCCCTCAGTTACTTGCATGTACATATAAATACTGTCCCTGGACTATGCTGGTGTCAAGAGAAAGGCGGGAAGATGACCGTCGACGAACAGTCCTGGGGACGCATGCTCGTGCTGCACGCCCGCATCGAGCAGGAGCTGGGGAAGGCGCTGCAACGGAGGCACGGGCTCGGCCTGTCCGAGTACCGCGCGCTCGGCAAGCTGGTCGCGGGCCCGCGGGGCGGCCTGCGGATGCAGGAGCTCGCCGAGGCGATCGGGCTCAACCAGAGCTCGGTCAGCCGGATGTGCGCCCGCCTCGAAGACGCCGGCCTGACCATCCGCGACCTGTGCGAAGACGACCGCCGCGGCGTCTATTCGGTGATCACCGACGCCGGCCGCAAGCGCTACGCCGAGACCGAGCCGACGTACTGCGCGGTGCTGCGGACCTCGCTCGACAAGGCCGCCAGCGACCCCGAGCTCGCCGCCGCCGTCACCGCCGTCCGCGGCGCTTGACCATTATATGCCTCGCTGGTTATATACAGGCATGCCCGCGAAGCTGCGCACCGACGAGGAACGTCCCGCCCTCCGGCTGGAACGCCGGCTGAAGCACGCGCCCGAGCAGGTGTGGCGCGCCATCACGGACCCGGCCGAACTGGAGCACTGGTTCCCGGCGAAGGTCGACGTCGAGCTGCGGAACGGCGGCGCCATCCGGTTCACCTTCCCCGGCGAGGACGAGCCGACCACCGGGCACGTCGTCACGGTCGACCCGCCGCGCGAGTTCACCTTCGCCTGGAACGACGACACGCTGCGCTGGCTGATCACACCGGACGGCGACGGCAGCCTCCTGGAGTTCACGCACACGTTCGGCCGCGGCGACCCGGCGATCGCGAAGCTGGCCGCGGGCCGCACCGCCGCCGGCTGGGACGTCTGCCTCGAGGCCCTCGAAGCGCGCCTGGCCGGCCGCGATTTCGAGCAGCCGACGGACTGGCACACCCGCATGGCGTCCTATGTGGACGAATTCGGCCTCGGCGACGGCGAAGTGCTC of the Amycolatopsis sp. NBC_01488 genome contains:
- a CDS encoding dihydrofolate reductase family protein, whose product is MADVIANMSMSLDGFVADPQDRIDHLFEWFGNGDVEVPTAVEWATFKTSEASAKMLRDAMDNVGALIAGRHLFDLTQGWGGKHPMGVPVFVVTHEAPADWPHPDAPFTFVTDGVESAVEQAKKVAGDKNVAVASTKIAQQCLNLGLLDGIQVDLIPVLLGSGVRFFDGLDATTTLSGPEVVEGTGVTHLSYRIKR
- a CDS encoding class I SAM-dependent methyltransferase, with the translated sequence MTGIVNTAQAEAWNGYEGEHWASHADRYDAVNSGFNGYLLDRAGPDDRVLDIGCGNGQLTRLAAARARSATGVDLSGPMLATARERAAEVPNVTFEQGDVQVHPFAEGGFDLAVSRFGVMFFADPVAAFANVRRALRPSGRLAFLCMTALAGTDLGRVFGALAAYLPQPTGPDGSGPTSFADPARTTGVLTEAGFEDVACTHVEADQVWGHDVPDAARFIGDWGPVRHHLGLVDDATAAQAREALRAALTPFAGPDAVRLRGTAWLVTGRRS
- a CDS encoding TetR/AcrR family transcriptional regulator; its protein translation is MVVMSPRKAAAQRDGQSLHDLLVETAQKMIATHGTTGMTVREIARMAGVADGVLYNHFSDKEELVARALLEHVRTTEAELGDLPVAGEGTLEGNLRRHLEFGLALHKVIVPAFSGLVGQPRVLQRFAEISERSGYWRDRLVIYLKDERALGRLHPESEVDAAAEMLVGYCHASVMAAVFPHTGPLDPPSVDSIVKAALHGIAP
- a CDS encoding LysR family transcriptional regulator, with the protein product MDDVEVRELRYFRAVAEELNFSRAAERLGMAQPPLSRAIRLLERRLGVQLFERTSRHVAMTPAGEVLFAESAKALDAVTTAVRSTRRAALRPPALVVTAKPGFAVDLLRRIADRHPEPVEIRLGEFGERAGLPRDCRTDVALLGCPGDQGDLDVEVLFTEQRVAALPVRHELAGRCSLTCADFAGRATPSWPDASGADRAYWSGADVTGSLGTPGPVVHDSAQLLAAVALGRAIALLPGSVAEAHRRPDVVYRPVVDATPYSLALAWPAGARDLRIARFVRTAVEVSEAQPRPGAVPAG
- a CDS encoding transglutaminase-like domain-containing protein, encoding MDWYVGHSRFSDPGAQSSWLDGAPRDLAALRRAASELVFHYWAYGDITRHGFPASRGKEIDLRYASDMFARLRELDPAPPGSPRSPVHRIVGCCRDFTLLFVSMARHHGIPARARVGFASYLVPGWYLDHVVAEVWSPDGWRLVEPQLSDDFGEVDLLDVPRDQFLVGADAWAAARSGDIEPARLVVSPDLDVPFLRGLPYARHNLVLDLAALNKQEMILWDVWGDLSDEAPLTPAAVARADELAEVLADADLEQLRVLFEAEDLRVPPVIRSVTPPGRRPVEVVLR
- a CDS encoding GlxA family transcriptional regulator; the protein is MAAFVHPSRHHVAVLVRHGMLVMELGIVHRLFGQARSASGEPLYEVVTCTLEPGPVRTDSDVTIPVDRGPEVLAEADTVIVPASLVEYEPMARVLTPPLAAALDRIPGDARIASICTGAFVLAAAGLLDGRRATTHWRSADELQNRFPEVEVDPCVLYTDDGNVLTSAGVASGIDLVLHMIRRDHGTAVANEVARGTVVSPHREGGQAQFVRRPVPEPRTSSTKAARAWALENLHRPLTLRELAAREAMSTRTFTRRFREEVGISALQWLTQQRIERARQLLEESDLPVDRVAAEAGFGTAASLRQHFQAALGVSPSAYRTTFRGELATQAG
- a CDS encoding SDR family NAD(P)-dependent oxidoreductase; amino-acid sequence: MKYAGKKAVVTGGTHGMGLAVVRALLDGGAEVLATGRDVSGLDLPAHWLSSDASSLADIDALSAVAAERLGALDLVFVNVGFATLTPYRETTPEVYDRTFDVNTKGAYFTAQRLAGLVRPGGSFVFTTSVAAGAGIAGMGPYSAAKAAVRSFALTYAAELAPRGIRVNVVSPGYTDTPTMGVTGVPEAVLAAFKKTGDEVTPLKRHARPEEVAAAVLFLAFEATFTTGADLPVDGGLGQRLTLPA
- a CDS encoding NAD(P)-dependent oxidoreductase, with the translated sequence MGESKKQVGVLGLGRMGAALAGALLGAGHDVVVWNRSPLKAGPLLDRGARLAATPAEVATADVVLSCLSTYDSQRPVLAGASPKVLVNLTSGTPAQARDLAAWASSAGIEYVDGVIMAVPQGIGTSAARILYSGSPSAFSVQREVLSVLGEPVFLGEDAGLAALYDLALLGIMWSTMAGYLHALALVGTEGVTPATFTPMASSWLSAVGGFLPGIGAQVASGDYETDVSALDINAAGLGLLVETSRAQGIGSSVPAAVRELFDRAVAAGHGAHAIASVIEEIR
- a CDS encoding winged helix-turn-helix transcriptional regulator, with translation MLARTYRCGLDAAIDVVGGRWKALILWALHAEPLRFGELKRKVSGISEKMLIQALRELEADEVVHREVFPEIPPKVEYSLTELGQRLNTALLPLGDWGEENMAGIAKRRGVTPAPPHTP
- a CDS encoding flavodoxin family protein encodes the protein MTRNFLFLVGAARAGGNTEMLARRAARELPRDVEQRWVRLPEVPLPPFEDRRHGAGEHPEPGENEQLLMDATFAATDIVVVSPVYWYSVAASVKLYLDYWSGWMRLPVEFKPKMRGKTLWGVSVLSETAREAQPLIGTLELCAEYLSMNWGGVLLGNGSRPGDVLLDADAMSAASTFFAGALVTA
- a CDS encoding MarR family winged helix-turn-helix transcriptional regulator, which translates into the protein MTVDEQSWGRMLVLHARIEQELGKALQRRHGLGLSEYRALGKLVAGPRGGLRMQELAEAIGLNQSSVSRMCARLEDAGLTIRDLCEDDRRGVYSVITDAGRKRYAETEPTYCAVLRTSLDKAASDPELAAAVTAVRGA
- a CDS encoding SRPBCC family protein; this translates as MPAKLRTDEERPALRLERRLKHAPEQVWRAITDPAELEHWFPAKVDVELRNGGAIRFTFPGEDEPTTGHVVTVDPPREFTFAWNDDTLRWLITPDGDGSLLEFTHTFGRGDPAIAKLAAGRTAAGWDVCLEALEARLAGRDFEQPTDWHTRMASYVDEFGLGDGEVLEDGTLRFRRDLVWKPVDEVRALLPDEPGWHVVQEPLEGTRVEFTEPAPDDVVAELARRHEQLDKLFAATHGVELPDWTPEHVEAVKKHYAERPAQG